The genome window CAACAAGATCAGCGCCGACATCCGCAGCCTTTGTATAAATACCACCGCCGACTCTCATGAACAAAGCAAGGAGTGTGCCGCCGAATCCGAATCCCAGGAGGGCTTCATATGCCTGTTCACCGTACATTATAAAAATCATGGTTCCACCAAGGAGACCCAGTCCATCTGTGAGCATACCTGTTATGGTTCCTGTTCTGTATCCAAGCTGAAGGGCTTCTCCATAACTGTGTTTTGCCGCTGCTGCAACACGGAGGTTGCCTTCTGTTGCCAGGCGCATACCGACAAAACCAACCAATCCACTGAACAGTGCACCGATAAAGAATGCACCGGCACGGCCCCAACGAAAGAGATCTACCGTACCCATGTAAGTTAAAAATAACAAAATAGTAATAATAATGATCAATGGTCCGATCTTTTTAAACTGTGCCGAGAGATATGCATTTGCTCCTTCACGTACTGCGGCAGCAATATCCTGCATTTGCTTTGTACCCTGGTCTGCTCTCCTGACTTGTTTAACAAGCATGGCAGCATACAACAAGCCGGCGATTGCAATAAAAAGTACAGCAATAAGTCCATAAACTTCGATAGGTTTGAAACGGGGATCGCTGAAAAGCGAAAATAGTTTGAAGGCTGGTTCATGAGATGCAGGCGCTTCGGCCTGTGTGAAACAGGTGCCAGGTAAAAAAACATACGCTCCTGCAAAGAATATCATCATAGCGATGAGATAATTTCGCCGGCATGTCTCCGAAAAATGCTTAAATATTTTCTGTAAAGCCCTCATTTTAAATGACCTCCCTCATAAATTATGGATATTTTTTTGTCAATGACTTTACTATATCAAATAAACTCTGACAATGTATTTATTTAGTGCCCATACATCATGATAATAATTTTCTCATTTACTTCTGAATTATAATTCAATCTTTATTCTTAACAAGAATTTATCTATCATTTGTGAAATATAACTCAATCATTTTTACATGTCAAACAAATATTTAACATTTTCTTATCTATTATAATAAAATATGATAAGAGAAACATAATGCATGAAACTTAAAGCTTTTTATTGAAAACCAGTTCATGTTTTTTCAGAAATACGGTTGTATCAGGTGGATGATATAACTATATTGCAAAGACATAATAAAAATGGATACTTAACCTTTAATTGGAAAGTACTAAAACCAACAATTCTTCAACCATCTTACCCAATATTAATATTGTACACAATTAATATAGTATATTTATACAGATAGAAGTTCTCTGGCTCACAATTGCCAGGTTTCCGGTCAAATGAACTTCCCCACAGCAGAGCTGCGAAGAATCAGCGGAATGAGTATCATGATTATTCCCCCTCACCCTACCCTCTCCCACGAGGGGCGAGGGAATATGGTTCCCCCGAGGCAGAGCTGCGAGGAATCTATTGATTGAAAATAAAGTTCGTTACCAGACACCCCCCCCCGACAGCCACAGATTCACAATTTTGTCAATATGTATATTCGGACACCAAGGTTGCCGATATTCATGAGTACAGCGCTGGCTTCCATGATAGTAGCGATGAATAAGGTCCTTGACTGTCCATTGGCTGCCCGAAACAGGTATTGATTCATTATTTCAGAATCTTTCCTTCACATATTCTGATAAAATAAGGTCATGCAAACTGATTTCTTACCCATATCGCAAGAGGATTTAAAAAAGAAGGGATGGAATGCACTTGATGTAATTATCGTTACCGGCGATGCCTACGTTGATCACCCCTCTTATGGGGCTGCCATAATAGGGAGAACGCTGGAAGGGGAAGGGTTTAAGGTAGGCATCATCCCACAGCCTGACTGGAGGCGCATTGATGATTTTAAAAAGCTGGGGAAACCACGCCTTTTTTTCGGCATAACTGCCGGCAATATGGATTCCATGGTAGCCAATTACACAGCCGGTAAAAGAACGAGAAAAAAAGACGATTATTCTCCCGGAGGCAAACCGGGCCTGCGTCCTGACAGGACTACCATTGTCTATACAAACAGGATAAGGGAGGCCTTCAGCGATGTACCAGTCGTAATAGGAGGTATAGAGGCAAGCTTGAGAAGGTTTGCCCATTATGACTGGTGGGATGATTCTGTAAGAAGGTCAATCCTGTTGGATTCAAGGGCGGATATCCTGGTTTATGGTATGGGAGAAATGCAGGTTGTTGAAATTGCACAACGGTTGCTTCAGAACAAAGACCTTGCAGGGATACGAGGAACAGCTATAGTCGGCAAAAGCCCGGGAGGCGGGGAGCAAGGGGCAGCGATCAATGACAAAAGGCAAATTAATAATGCCATAATTTTGCCGGAAGGCAGCATAGAAATACCATCTTATGAAGAAGTAAGGAAAGATAAAACCAGGTTCAATGAGGCATTCAAGATAATTTATACAAACCAGGATCCTTTCAAAGGAAAAGTGCTGGCACAGAAGCATGATACACGTTACGTAATACAATATCCCCCGTCCTTGCCCTTCTCTGCCGGGCAGCTCGACAAAATTTACGAGCTTCCCTATATGCGGAGTTGGCATCCTGTCTATATCAAAAGTGGCGGTGTCCCGGGGTTTGAAACCGTGAAATTTTCCATTATCTCCCACAGAGGATGCTGTGGGGAATGCTCCTTCTGCTCGTTATACATGCATCAGGGAAGGATAATACAGTCAAGAAGCAAAGGATCAATCCTGAATGAAGCAAGATTAATATCTGAAAGACCTGAATTTAAGGGTACAATTACCGATATAGGAGGGCCCACAGCCAATCTTTATCATGCATATTGTACACTGTGGAAGCATACAGGCGCTTGTCAGTACAAACACTGCCTTATACCTGAAAAATGCAAGAACCTGAAGCCGGGGTACAGGGAGGGCATGGAATTATACAGCAGGATTCTTGCGCTGAGAAAGGTAAAGCATGCTTTCATTGAAAGCGGTATAAGATATGATCTGCTCATTGACAAAGATTCATTGGAATATCTTACATACCTCTGTAAACATCATATAAGCGGGCAAATGAAGGTTGCTCCCGAACATTCGGCAGACCATGTCCTGAAGATTATGAATAAACCGACCTTCGATGTTTATGAGAAATTCGTCACTAAATACAATGAGATAAATAAAAAGCTGAATAAAAAGCAGTATCTCGTCAATTATCTTATCAGCTCTCATCCTGGCTCAACACTCGAAGATACACTGTCGCTCGCCCTTTATCTTATGAAAAGGAACATCCATCCTGAACAGATACAGGATTTCACTCCCCTGCCACTTACATTGTCAGGCACAATGTTTTATACCGAAATGCACCCTTTTACCTATGAGCATGTATATGTTCCAAAAACTTTCCGGGAGAGAACGATGCATCGGGCACTGATACAATACGGAAACCGTAAAAACAGGGAGATAATCAGGGAAGCTCTTAAAATCATGCATAAAGAATATCTCCTCAAACAGTTTGTTGAGAATGAGAAGCCCTGAGCCCATAATACTAATTTTATAAAACAAGATTGAAACAGGCAGGATGGGGAACAGCGATGAAACTACAAGGGAATATGTTTCAAGTAAGGATTATTTACATAAACAATCTCGTTGCAGATATGCATGGATTTGATGTAAAATAAACGAATAAATTATAATGCAATAATTTGTAAATTCACACGGGTAAACCCGTGTTTTATTAATATGAAAACAGGCTTTGTGTAATTAACGTAAGTGCTATTCATGGGAATATGCAAAATGACCGCAAGCAAGAAAGGAAGCTTCAGGTAGCTTTGCTGCCATAGTGGGCAAAAACTCCTTGTACATAGAGAAAGGGCCATGCAGGAAAAACATCCTCCACCATACGAAGATTTGACGCATCTTGTAGAACAAATGCGCAGACGTATAGCTGAACTTGAAAAATCGGAAACAGAACTCAAAAAAGTTGATGCAGAACTGCGGGAAACCGATAAGAAGTATAGAAATATCTATGAAAATGCTACAGAAGGTATATTTCAGACAACCTCAGGAGGACTTTTCATAACGGCAAATCCTTCTCTTGCCCATATCCACGGCTATGACTCACCTGATGATCTTGTAAATTCCGTTACCAATATCAACAGCCAATTGTATGTCCACCCTGAAGATCGTTTTGAATGGATGGCACTGATTGATAAATATGGTTCGGTTCAAAATTATGAAGTGGAAATGTACAGTAAAGATAAAAGCTTACACTGGATTTCAATGAACATAAAAGCAGTCAGAGATAATGCCGGCAATCTTCTGCATTACGAAGGCACAATGCAGGATATTACACAGAGAAAAAAAGCGGAAAAGGCCCTCATCGAAAGTGAGGAACGTTACAGGACTGCCATCGAACATTCAAATGATGGCATTACAATTATACAGGAAAACAAACATCTGTACGTAAACAGAAAATTTGTTGAAATGTTTGAATACGATAAACCCGAAGAAATTATCGGTATGTCTGTAACCTTTGTTGTTCATCCGGATGACCATGAACTGGTCATCGACATCAACAAGAGAAGACAGAGAGGGGAATCCGTGCCCTCAAGATACGAATTCAAGGGCATTACAAAGACCGGAAAAATAATTTATGTCGAGATTTCAGGAACCAGCACCACCTACGGCGCTCAGCCGGTCTACCTTATTTATTTGAGAGACATTACTGCACGCAAAAAAAACGAAGATGCATTGCGCACAGAGAGAAACAGGCTACTGTCTCTATCTGACAATGCGCCATTTGGCATAGCCATGATAGACAAAAAAGGTGTGTACAGGTATGTAAACCCTAAGTTTAAAGAGCTGTTCGGCTATGAGCTAAAGGATATTGCAAATGGGAAAGAATGGTTTAAGAGAGTTTTTCCGGATCTTCAATATAGAAAACAGGCCCTCCGAACATGGATTAATGATATTAAAAGCTCTAAACAGAGAGAAAAAATATCGAGGACTTTCGATGCCACATGTCAGGACCGGACGAAAAAAACAATTAATTTTTTCCTTGTACAGCTTATAACCGGAGATTATCTTGTCACGTTTGACGATATTACAGAGAGGATACAAGCGCACGAAGCCCTCATTAAATCTCATAAAGAATTAGAAAGCCTTAACAGGGCAAAAACAAAGGCTGTTCATCATATTTCTCATGAGCTTAAAACTCCGCTTGCAGTAATCCAGGGAACTATACGAATTTTAAAAAGAAAAGCGCAATTTATTTCTACTGACTACCGTGTTATAGAAACCCTTGAAAGAAATTTAGAACGCCTCTTCGCCATTTCAAACGAAACCGACGAGATATTCCGCGCGTCACAGGAGATAGAGGCATCTGTTTTACTTGATGACCTTGATCGCATTCTGCAACGTATGAAAGACATATCGGAAATACCGCCTGATGTACAGATTCACTGGAATGTTTTAAAAGAATGGACAGATCAATTTCTACCGACCATAATAGAAGACTTCCAATCTATCGACCTTTTATCGTTTGTCCGGTTAATACTGGAAAAAATAAAACAAGCAGCAAACCACAGACATATACATTACAGCCTTGAAGGGGTAAATAATCTCTTTATCACAATAAATCCGGTTGTTTTAAAAGAAATATGCGAAGGCATCATTAAGAATGCAATTGAAAACACTCCTGAAATGGGTGTGATTCGAATTGACCTTGAGCAGAAAGATGACCGCATATGGATTCATGTTACAGATTCAGGCATCGGCATTACCGATGAGAATCAAAAATATATTCTCGATGGCCTCTTTCATACAAAAGAAACTGACTTGTATACATCTAAAAAACCCTACGATTTCGGTGCTGGTGGAAAGGGTTTTGAACTTCTCCGCATTAAGACATACGCGCGGCGTTTTGGTTTTGATATAACCTTTAAAAGCAAAAGATGCGAACATATCCCGACCGATCTCGATGTATGCCCTGGCAGCATATCCCTTTGTCGTAAATGTAAAACCACGGAAGAGTGCAATTTTTCGGGAGGAACAACATTTTCCGTTTCATTTCCGATTAAACCTGCAGAACATTTTGTTCATTGATGTATAAAACCGTGGACAATCAGTTCATAACGACAGAAATAATTGACATTGCACTTCCAAATAATTACGGTGTAGCAAAGACAGACGGGCTCGTTGTTTTTGTACCCGAAGCCGTTATCGGCGATAGGGTAAAGGTAAGAATTCTCAGGAAAGAAAAGAAGGTTGCCTATGGAGAAATTCTTGAAATAGTTGCACCCTCCCCTTTCAGGGTTATGCCCCGATGCCCGCACTTTGGTCCCTGCGGCGGCTGTACTTTTCAAAGCCTCGCCTATGAAAAACAGCTTGATCTTAAAGAAAATTATCTGTTACAGACGCTCAAAAGGATCGGCGGGTTGGACATGAAAAATATCAGGATTTTTCCTATTTTTCCATCACCCGATACATATTTCTACAGAAATAAACTTGAACTTGCCTTCGGGGAAAGAGAAGGCATTATTACCATGGGGTTGCGGGAAAGGGTCTCGCCCTTTAAAAACTATAAAGGGAACGTTGTCCCAATCGAAAGGTGCTTAATCACAAATCCGGTTACAGAAAAAATTATCCCGTTTTTTACAGCTTTTGCCCAAAAGCATGGCCTTGCAGCCTACAACACCTTTACCGGCAAAGGGTCTCTCAGACACCTTATCCTCAGGGAATCCAAAACCAGCGGCGAATTGATGGCTGTCCTTGAAACAACAGAAGGCATTATGCCGGACTTATTCCCTCTATGGCAGTCTTTGGTCACCCTTTTTCCGGAGGCAAAAAGCTTTTACAGGATAATAAACAACAGACCCGGAGACGATTTTCACACTGGAAAATTAAACCATATTGCCGGAAAAACTTATATCGAAGAGACACTTAACGGCTTCAAATTCAGAGTTTTCCCGGAATCCTTTTTTCAGCCTAATACAAGAGCCGCTGAAATTCTATATAGAAAGATAATTGAGCTTACCGGTCTTAAAACAGACGAAAAGCTCCTGGGCCTGTATTGCGGTGCAGGCCCGATTGAAATCTCACTCTCAGGATACACGAAAGAGGTAATCGGCATTGATTCATTACATACAAACATTATAAATGCTAAGGAGAATTGCAGACTTAATAACGTGAAAAACTGTCTCTTCTATGCAGGAAAGGTTGAGGCAATTTTGGGTAAAATCAACCTTGATAAAATTGATCTGCTCATTGTGGACCCTCCCAGGGGAGGTATCAGCAAGGAAGGACTGAAACATATCTTTCGGATAGATCCAAAAAAAATAGGATATGTATCCTGCAATCCGTCCACACTGGCACGGGATTTAAAAGATATCTTAATGCACGGTTACAGTATAACCGACATAGCGCCTTTCGACTTTTTTCCTCATACTCCCCATATTGAGACGTTTGTTGCAATGCACCGTTCATGAGTTTCTTTACTTTTTCAGCGATTCTGATAAAATTCACAGTACAGTTGAGCATATTGCAAAAAGCTCATATATTAATTTTTAAGGCAAAATATGAATAAGGAAGAAGCAAAAATAAGGATTGAAGAGCTAAGAAAAGAGATCGACTATCATAATCACAGATACTATGTGCTTGATGACCCTGTGATTTCCGATGCAGAGTATGACAGACTGATGCGGGGGCTATCAGAACTTGAAGATGCATACCCTGAGTTTTTAAATCTCAACTCCCCTACTCAGAGAATCGGTGCAAAACCCCTTGAATCATTCTCCACAGTGACCCATAGAACACCTATGCTGAGTCTTGCAAATGCCATGACTGCAGAAGAGGTCGTGGATTTTGATAAACGGGTCAAAAAACTCCTTAATGTGACAGATATGGATTATGTAATGGAGGTAAAAATAGACGGATTGGCCGTTGAACTGGTATATGAAAAGGGTGAATTCGTCCTTGGTTCGACAAGGGGGGATGGCTTCTCAGGGGAAGATATAACACAGAACTTGAGGACAATAAAGGCAATACCCATGAAGATGATCGAAAATCCTGATGTTCCCATCCCGTCGCTCCTTGAAGTAAGGGGTGAAATATACATGGGAAAGAAGGAGTTCGAAGAACTGAACAAAAGAAGAGAACTTTCCGGCGAGCCCCTTTTTGCAAACCCGAGGAATGCGGCAAGTGGCTCTGTACGACAGCTTGACCCAAAGGTTATAGCAGGCCGCAGGCTTAATATATTCTGTTATGCCATGGGTGAAATGAGAGGAGCAAGTGTACAAACACACTTTCAGTTCCTTGAATACTTGAAAAAATGGGGATTCAGGGTAAATCCTTATGCAAAGCTATGCGAAAATCTGGACGAAGTTTTGAAATATTACGAAGATATTCACAGTGCAAGAGATAGAATTGACTATGAGATTGACGGCACGGTCATTAAAGCAAACAGGTTCGCCTATCAGGATGCTCTCGGCACTGTATCAAGGTCGCCAAGGTGGGCTATTGCCTACAAGTTTGAAGCACACGAAGAAACTACAAAAATTAAACGAATTGATGTGCAGGTTGGAAGGACCGGGGCGCTTACACCGGTTGCAATACTCGAACCGGTAACAGTCAGCGGGGTGGAAGTCTCAAGGGCAACCCTCCATAACGAAGACGAGATCAAAAGAAAAGATATTATGATCGGCGATATTGTCATAGTCTCCAGAGCAGGCGATGTAATACCGGAAGTTATAAGGGTTATAAAAGAGAAAAGAACAGGCAACGAAAATACCTTTGAAATGCCGGATGCATGCCCGGTATGCGGCGAGCAGGTAATACGGCCTCCAGGTGAGGCAATCCGGCGCTGTATTAACATCAACTGCCCGGCTCAAATAAAGGGCAGCATCGAACACTTTGCTTCAAAAAGGGCGATGGATATTGACGGCCTTGGAGAAAAACTTGTAGAACAACTGGTAGATAAAAATATTATCAAGGATGTATCGGATTTGTACTATTTAAGCAAAGAAACCTTGTCAGGCCTCGATAGAATGGCTGATAAATCCGCTGAAAACATTATAAATGCAATTAATGCATCGAAAAAACGTCCATTCGCACGGTTTATATACGCCCTCGGCATAAGACATGTGGGGGAACATATCTCTGTGCTCATTGCAAAACAATATAAAGACATCGATGAATTAACGGCAGTAAAGGAAGAGGAATTGATAAATATCCCCGAAATCGGGCCCGAGGTATCAAGCAGCATCACAGCCTTCTTCCGAGACGACAAAAACAAAAAAACCATAGAAAGAATCCTTACGGCAGGCGTTGAGATTGAATATAAAAAAGAAGATACCAAACCTCTTAAAGGGTTGACCTTTGTGTTCACAGGAACCATGAAAGCGATGGGCAGGGACGAGGCACGAAAAAAAGTGGAAACCCTCGGCGCTCAGACCTCTTCATCAATAAGCAAAAAAGTGGATTATCTTGTTGCAGGGACAGAAGCGGGATCGAAACTTGACAAGGCAAGGGAATTGGGCATTAAGGTTTTAAGTGAAGAAGAGTTCCTGGATATGACAGGGGAAAGGTGATGAAACTGGAGTTTCCCCAATTCTTCGAAATGCATGCTTCACGGTTTCTTGCCAGGGTTCACGCTTCGCGATTTTTGCCTGAAGCTATGTCTTCCTTCCTTACTCCACAAACGGTTTGTTTGCTGCCGTATTCAGTATTGCAGGTGGCAACGCTCATCGTGTATCAATATTTCATTGACATACAAATCCGTTCTAATTAAATTTGATGAACTCGTAAAAAGTCGTATTTCTGTCGTTTTGTCATTCCCGTGAATACCCTGAAGGGCACAAGCGTGGGAATCCAGCGATTTCAATGTGTTCTGGACTCCAGTTTTCACGGGAGTGACGGTTTTTTGACTTTTTACGAGTGCATCAAATTTCCTTCATCAAAAAACAATGCCTTCAAGGACAAAGATACTCAATGAAGGTGCCACCTGTGCAATCTAATACCAGATTATTTTTCCTCGATTATTTAAAAGTCCTGCTGATAGGGCTTGTTATTATGTTTCACGGCAGCACGATTTGCAATTGAAATTGCCTGATGTGCAAGATCAATGGACTGCCCGAGTGTATTGAGTATCTGGGTCGGATTATGAAAACCCATACTGTTCTCGGCTGCTACAATATCCCAAAACCATTGTGCCTTGCGCACAAATTCCCTTGCCTTGTCAAGCTCTACCTGGTTAGCCTCTGCATCTGCCCCGGCCTTGCCGATGGCCTCGTGTGCCTTTGCAACCAAAGTTCCTGCTATACGCTGCAACTGCCATACATTGTTCTGGGTCGTTTTCACCCTCTCAAGCAGCCATACTTCGCTTTCAATATGGCAAGTCATACAGGAAGATTTGATGTGTTTCATCGGACTTGTTACCCGGTGGGAGGTGTATTTTTGACCGTTTTCACGCATGAAAGGCATATGGCAATCAGCACATGAGACGCCTGCCTTGCCATGAGTCCCGTTGCTCCATGTTTCAAAATCCGGATGCTGAGCTTTGAGCATCTTTGCCAGCGAATCAGGGTGGAGCCAGTCCTCGGTAAATCCACCCGGTTTTTCCGAATAATAGGCATACATCTGTTCAGGGAGAAGTCCCTTATCCCAGGGAAATATTACACGGGAAGTTTTCGGTTCAAAATAATACTCAACGTGACATTGCCCGCAGACATAGCTCCGCATTTGCTCCCTTGGCGCTTTTTTAACGTCTATGCCCCTCCTTTGCATTGCTTCAATGAAGGCAGGATTGATAATGCGCAGGTTCATCGTTGCCGGGTCGTGGCAATTTGCGCATACAATAGGATGTTTAATTCTGGGAAAAAGCTGTGCAAGGGGCGTTTTGGCATATGTCCAGCCCATATCTTTGTATATGTCGATGAGGTTTGCGGATTTGCAGGTCATACAGGCGCCGGGACTGTTAGGGTTAATCCGTTTGGTTTCTTTAAGGTCCTGAACTGCATAGGGATGCCCGCGGTCTTCAGCATAGTCTTTGCTGAACGCCATTCCTTTGAAGTTTGTAAGGATCTCCGGTTCTTTTATGGAATGCTGGATTTTCCGGCTGTCACCGTAGCCTGTCGGCGAGGGCGCCATTTCAAGATTTTTCTGATAACTCTTGTATTCTAAGGGATATGATTTCCCCCATATGGCCGGGTCATATTCACCTGCAGGAATCTTTGCAAGCTTCACTGATGATCCTGGTTTGAGAACCACGACACGCAGGGCTATAAAAACAAAAAACAGGGCTGCTATTACAAGCAACGATGAAAATAACTTTGTTTTTCTACTCAATTTTTACCCCTCCTCCCTGAAGGTTTTTTCCGTGAACTAAGTTGCGGTGACATTTTGAACAGCTCTGGGCGCTTCCGACCATCATTGTGTTTTCTATAGTTGAAAAGTGGCAGCGCAGGCAATTGTCGTTCACAATATCCCTGCCCAGGGATGACAGCGTAATGTAAGCCGGATAGCTTCTTAAGGTCTCATGAACAAGATCGTTTATACCGGCACGGGTTTTGTAAGTTACCTTTTCTACAATATTGCCGGCGGGCATGTGGCATTCGATGCAGGCAAACTGTTTGTGTCTGGATATTTGCCATTGTGCATGTACACGTTCCATACTGTGACAGAGGGAGCAGAATCCGGAACTTCCTGCATATTGGTAGCCTGTTGCTGCCGCCAATGCAATCATTATACCAGCCAGCAAACTTAGCCATGCCGATTTTAAGGTTTTGGGCTTGTAAAAAAGTTTCCTGTTATTTACTCTTAATAAATCAGATCGTGGTTTCATAAATTCTTACAGTTTCGGACAATTATAAAACAGGAAAATGTCTGGGGTCAATAAAAAGCCGTAACCGGGGAAACTCCGGAATGTATTTATGGTTGACACTAATGTATATTGCTGCTATATTTCTTTTCAATAAAAAGATATTTTCTATGAGAATAAAAATAAGTTTTTTTGATGATCTTGTCCCTTTTGTAATCCTTCAAAGATTCTTTGAAGGATATTCCCTTAACAATTAAAAGGATTATGCCATCATATCCGAATCATTAAGAAAGGAACATATTTGATATAACAGATGACTATGTATATTAACGCAGCATACCATTATTTACCCGATAAAATAATTCCAAACTCATACTATACACACTTAATCGATTTAACTGACGAGTGGATCTATAAACGATCAGGCATCCGGAGAAGAACAAAAGCAGGCATTGACGAGAATACGAACACAATGTCAATAGATGCTGTGAAATCCGGGATCGACAGACTCCCATATGATCTCAAAGAAGTAGATCTTATTGTCGGCGCTACATACACACCGTATGATACTGTTGCAACCAACGCCCATGCCGTACAAAGCCATTTTGCTATTTCCCGGGCTAAGGCCCTCTCTATTTCTTCAGCATGCTCATCTTTTCTTAATGCTGTGGAGGTAGTAGAAGGTTATTTTGCTGTTAACAAATCACGGAGGGCTCTTGTGGTTGCCTCAGAACACAATACCGCCTACAGCGACGATACGGACAAACAATCCGGTTATTTATGGGGAGACGGTGCAGGTGCCATACTTATTTCTAAAGAGAGGATATCTGAAGAAGACATCGAAATCCTTGACTTGAATACAACAGGTCTTGCCGATGTCGGAAAAGGTTTGGATGGGGTATATTTGAGGCCCAATGATGGTGGTCTGCAAATGCCTTATGGCAAGGACATCTTTGTCCACGCTTGCAAACACATGGTTTTCGAAGTTGAAAACATCTTAAAAAAGAACAACTTTACAATGAAAGATATAGAACACTTCATACCACACCAGGCCAATTCAAGAATAATCGGCAAAGTTGCAGAAATCCTTGGTTTAAAAAACGGAAAATTGGTCATGAATATCGAAGACAACGGCAATACAGGCAGCGCAAGTACGGTTATTGCCCTGTCGCAGAATTGGAACAAATTTAAAAAAGGCGAATTGATTGTCATTACCGTTTTCGGCGGCGGCTACTCAAGTGGCGCAATGCTTTTGAAAAAGTGATGCATTGCAACTCTGTTCCTTTTGATATCATTCATACTTTACATTTTCTTCCAGCACCCGCATCGGGATAACAATCAACTTCTTTGTTTTATCAACCCTGAATCATCGAAGGTCCGCAGTTCCTCTATGGCGCCAAGAAGCTCGCCTATCGTACCCGTCCTGAACGCTTTGTCTCGAAGCGGTTTCATCCCTGAGAGTCCCCTCGTGTACCAGATGAAGAATTTGTGGAAGCAACTCATACTTTTCTTTTCACCGTAATACTGAACCAGCAGATTCATATGGCGTTTCATTATTTCAATACGCTCATTTACATCAGGTCTTTCGCAAAACGTGCCATTTTGAAAGAATTGGATTACTTCTCTGAATATCCAGGGGTTCCCGAGGGCGCCACGAGCTATGGCCACCCCGTTGCAGCCGGTCTCA of Pseudomonadota bacterium contains these proteins:
- a CDS encoding PAS domain S-box protein, giving the protein MQEKHPPPYEDLTHLVEQMRRRIAELEKSETELKKVDAELRETDKKYRNIYENATEGIFQTTSGGLFITANPSLAHIHGYDSPDDLVNSVTNINSQLYVHPEDRFEWMALIDKYGSVQNYEVEMYSKDKSLHWISMNIKAVRDNAGNLLHYEGTMQDITQRKKAEKALIESEERYRTAIEHSNDGITIIQENKHLYVNRKFVEMFEYDKPEEIIGMSVTFVVHPDDHELVIDINKRRQRGESVPSRYEFKGITKTGKIIYVEISGTSTTYGAQPVYLIYLRDITARKKNEDALRTERNRLLSLSDNAPFGIAMIDKKGVYRYVNPKFKELFGYELKDIANGKEWFKRVFPDLQYRKQALRTWINDIKSSKQREKISRTFDATCQDRTKKTINFFLVQLITGDYLVTFDDITERIQAHEALIKSHKELESLNRAKTKAVHHISHELKTPLAVIQGTIRILKRKAQFISTDYRVIETLERNLERLFAISNETDEIFRASQEIEASVLLDDLDRILQRMKDISEIPPDVQIHWNVLKEWTDQFLPTIIEDFQSIDLLSFVRLILEKIKQAANHRHIHYSLEGVNNLFITINPVVLKEICEGIIKNAIENTPEMGVIRIDLEQKDDRIWIHVTDSGIGITDENQKYILDGLFHTKETDLYTSKKPYDFGAGGKGFELLRIKTYARRFGFDITFKSKRCEHIPTDLDVCPGSISLCRKCKTTEECNFSGGTTFSVSFPIKPAEHFVH
- the rlmD gene encoding 23S rRNA (uracil(1939)-C(5))-methyltransferase RlmD — its product is MYKTVDNQFITTEIIDIALPNNYGVAKTDGLVVFVPEAVIGDRVKVRILRKEKKVAYGEILEIVAPSPFRVMPRCPHFGPCGGCTFQSLAYEKQLDLKENYLLQTLKRIGGLDMKNIRIFPIFPSPDTYFYRNKLELAFGEREGIITMGLRERVSPFKNYKGNVVPIERCLITNPVTEKIIPFFTAFAQKHGLAAYNTFTGKGSLRHLILRESKTSGELMAVLETTEGIMPDLFPLWQSLVTLFPEAKSFYRIINNRPGDDFHTGKLNHIAGKTYIEETLNGFKFRVFPESFFQPNTRAAEILYRKIIELTGLKTDEKLLGLYCGAGPIEISLSGYTKEVIGIDSLHTNIINAKENCRLNNVKNCLFYAGKVEAILGKINLDKIDLLIVDPPRGGISKEGLKHIFRIDPKKIGYVSCNPSTLARDLKDILMHGYSITDIAPFDFFPHTPHIETFVAMHRS
- a CDS encoding YgiQ family radical SAM protein produces the protein MQTDFLPISQEDLKKKGWNALDVIIVTGDAYVDHPSYGAAIIGRTLEGEGFKVGIIPQPDWRRIDDFKKLGKPRLFFGITAGNMDSMVANYTAGKRTRKKDDYSPGGKPGLRPDRTTIVYTNRIREAFSDVPVVIGGIEASLRRFAHYDWWDDSVRRSILLDSRADILVYGMGEMQVVEIAQRLLQNKDLAGIRGTAIVGKSPGGGEQGAAINDKRQINNAIILPEGSIEIPSYEEVRKDKTRFNEAFKIIYTNQDPFKGKVLAQKHDTRYVIQYPPSLPFSAGQLDKIYELPYMRSWHPVYIKSGGVPGFETVKFSIISHRGCCGECSFCSLYMHQGRIIQSRSKGSILNEARLISERPEFKGTITDIGGPTANLYHAYCTLWKHTGACQYKHCLIPEKCKNLKPGYREGMELYSRILALRKVKHAFIESGIRYDLLIDKDSLEYLTYLCKHHISGQMKVAPEHSADHVLKIMNKPTFDVYEKFVTKYNEINKKLNKKQYLVNYLISSHPGSTLEDTLSLALYLMKRNIHPEQIQDFTPLPLTLSGTMFYTEMHPFTYEHVYVPKTFRERTMHRALIQYGNRKNREIIREALKIMHKEYLLKQFVENEKP